In a genomic window of Deinococcus radiotolerans:
- a CDS encoding sensor histidine kinase, with protein MDPSTTAQDAADQFEMVAVPYLRLDVHGVIHQANEATSDLLRLGAARLRGKRLDQFLAPASSGSLSVLLRQVLESGRVQQAELSIARPAEPAQNMLMHLTPAGSVCHALLTDITPYKQAHLLLINERTHQEQEVKNAATRIRNLNEELEEVLIATQQQLHLLLARVTNLLAQAHSAATPTELEAHLQSAGHVTQQVNLLLNSLERYRQTRTMRARLRPMPLQTALSTAMAHVSAGATDRQFTVTHDPLPTLLGDSQALTLILEEYLSNALKFTRSQPHARIHVIHRETTTEHQVGVADNGVGFNMRQKDQLFKLFAKLHSPKEYEGLGVGLPTVRRTCERFGARVWAEGKLNQGATFWFAWPKNPRLY; from the coding sequence ATGGACCCTTCAACCACAGCCCAAGACGCCGCGGACCAGTTCGAAATGGTGGCCGTGCCCTACCTGCGACTGGACGTGCACGGCGTCATTCATCAGGCGAACGAAGCCACGTCCGACCTGCTGAGACTGGGCGCCGCGCGCCTGCGCGGCAAACGCCTCGATCAGTTCCTGGCACCTGCCTCATCCGGGTCGCTCAGTGTGCTGCTCCGGCAGGTGCTCGAGAGCGGCCGCGTGCAGCAGGCGGAGCTGTCCATCGCCCGCCCCGCAGAACCCGCGCAGAACATGCTCATGCACCTGACGCCGGCCGGCAGCGTCTGTCACGCCCTGCTGACCGACATCACCCCGTACAAGCAGGCGCACCTGCTGCTGATCAACGAGCGCACGCATCAGGAGCAGGAAGTCAAAAACGCTGCCACGCGCATCCGGAACCTGAACGAGGAACTGGAGGAAGTCCTGATCGCCACGCAGCAGCAGCTGCACCTGCTGCTCGCCCGCGTCACCAACCTGCTCGCGCAGGCGCACTCGGCCGCCACCCCGACCGAACTGGAGGCCCACCTTCAGTCGGCGGGCCACGTGACCCAGCAGGTGAACCTGCTGCTCAACAGCCTCGAACGGTACCGGCAGACGCGGACCATGCGGGCCAGGCTGCGCCCCATGCCCCTCCAGACAGCGCTGTCCACCGCGATGGCGCACGTGAGTGCTGGCGCCACGGACCGGCAATTTACGGTGACGCATGATCCGCTGCCGACTCTCCTGGGGGACAGTCAGGCCCTGACCCTGATCCTCGAGGAGTACCTGTCCAATGCGCTGAAATTCACCCGGTCCCAGCCGCACGCCCGGATTCACGTTATTCACCGGGAGACCACCACCGAGCATCAGGTCGGCGTGGCGGACAACGGCGTGGGCTTCAACATGCGGCAGAAGGATCAGCTGTTCAAACTCTTCGCAAAACTGCACTCTCCGAAGGAGTACGAGGGTCTGGGCGTGGGCCTGCCCACCGTCCGGCGCACCTGTGAGCGCTTTGGCGCCCGCGTCTGGGCGGAGGGTAAACTGAACCAGGGTGCCACGTTCTGGTTCGCGTGGCCCAAGAATCCCCGCCTGTACTGA
- a CDS encoding family 1 glycosylhydrolase: MTTPLNLPDRPPLHLWAGLEPTVSRVRDWQLDQLHLTGTDERPEDMDRLADLGVHAVRFPLLWERTAPQGPERADWRWADVRLERLQARGVQPIAGLVHHGSGPRGTHLLDPGFVTGLVEYARAVARRYPHVTAYTPVNEPLTTARFSALYGHWYPHARSEASCWTALKHQLQATVLAMRAVRDVQPGAQLIQTEDLGKTFSTPDLAQQADFENERRWLSFDLLSGRVTPEHRMWGHLRWAGATERDLWWFVEHACPPDVLGLNVYVTGERFLDSRLERYPLHTRGGNSRDEYADVEAVRVRGAAHGGPAARLAEAHERYARPLALTEVHLHCTREEQLRWLWQAWQAAQAARVAGVDVRAVTAWSALGACEWNSLLTRQDGQYESGLWDVRAPQPRPTALVRLAQALSSGAPPAPIATTAGWWARPERHLYPVDGPEEHERPGGPALLIVGAPGPLRTQLLSRCALRGLRVQTAARCPDHLTDLPEPTWAVAHLPGAPQGAATRACAEAQVPLLTFTSADIFSGPPDSVWTERDHPVPTSVRGQRQLGWEQAALGEVPGALVVRSGPTFGQGGVADLAARLRRRAAQGEPTVLARRWITPVHAQDLFDTALDLLIDGETGVWHLSSGPAVLNMDWARQVLRAAHVPAGGVRCAGGTPTSQALGSVRGWPLRPLTP, translated from the coding sequence ATGACCACACCCCTGAACCTGCCGGACCGGCCGCCCCTGCACCTCTGGGCGGGACTGGAACCGACCGTCAGCCGCGTCCGGGACTGGCAGCTGGATCAGCTGCACCTGACGGGCACGGACGAACGGCCGGAGGACATGGACCGCCTGGCGGACCTGGGCGTCCACGCCGTCCGGTTTCCCCTGCTGTGGGAACGCACCGCGCCCCAGGGCCCGGAGCGGGCGGACTGGCGCTGGGCGGACGTGCGCCTGGAGCGCCTGCAGGCGCGCGGCGTTCAGCCGATCGCAGGGCTCGTGCATCACGGCAGCGGGCCGCGCGGCACTCACCTGCTCGACCCGGGGTTCGTGACCGGCCTGGTCGAGTACGCGCGCGCCGTGGCACGCCGCTACCCGCACGTCACGGCGTACACCCCGGTGAACGAGCCGCTGACCACCGCCCGCTTCTCCGCGCTGTACGGGCACTGGTACCCGCACGCGCGCAGTGAGGCGAGCTGCTGGACGGCCCTGAAGCACCAGCTTCAGGCGACGGTGCTGGCCATGCGCGCCGTGCGTGACGTGCAGCCCGGCGCGCAGCTGATCCAGACGGAGGATCTGGGAAAGACCTTCAGCACGCCGGATCTGGCCCAGCAGGCGGATTTCGAGAATGAGCGGCGCTGGCTCAGCTTTGACCTCCTGAGTGGCCGCGTCACCCCGGAGCACCGGATGTGGGGTCACCTGCGCTGGGCTGGCGCGACCGAGCGGGACCTGTGGTGGTTCGTGGAGCACGCGTGCCCGCCGGACGTGCTGGGCCTGAACGTCTACGTGACTGGCGAGCGGTTCCTGGACAGCCGCCTGGAGCGGTACCCACTGCACACCCGCGGCGGCAACAGCCGGGACGAGTACGCGGACGTGGAGGCGGTGAGGGTGCGGGGCGCGGCGCACGGCGGCCCGGCCGCCCGGCTGGCCGAGGCGCACGAACGTTACGCGCGGCCCCTGGCGCTGACCGAGGTGCACCTGCACTGCACGCGTGAGGAGCAGCTGCGCTGGCTGTGGCAGGCCTGGCAGGCCGCTCAGGCTGCCCGGGTGGCGGGGGTAGACGTGCGCGCCGTGACGGCCTGGTCTGCGCTGGGCGCCTGCGAGTGGAACAGCCTGCTGACCCGGCAGGACGGCCAGTACGAGAGCGGCCTGTGGGACGTGCGCGCGCCGCAGCCCCGCCCGACGGCGTTGGTGCGGCTGGCGCAGGCGCTGAGCAGCGGCGCACCCCCCGCGCCCATTGCGACCACCGCGGGCTGGTGGGCGCGCCCGGAACGGCACCTGTACCCGGTGGACGGCCCGGAGGAGCACGAGCGGCCCGGTGGGCCCGCGCTGCTCATCGTGGGGGCGCCCGGCCCGCTGCGGACGCAGCTACTGAGTCGCTGCGCGCTGCGGGGCCTGAGGGTCCAGACCGCCGCGCGCTGCCCGGACCACCTGACGGACCTGCCGGAACCCACGTGGGCTGTCGCGCACCTGCCTGGCGCGCCCCAGGGTGCCGCCACGCGGGCATGCGCCGAGGCGCAGGTGCCGCTGCTCACGTTCACCAGCGCGGACATCTTCAGCGGCCCGCCGGACAGCGTGTGGACTGAGCGGGATCACCCTGTCCCGACCAGCGTGCGCGGTCAGCGGCAGCTCGGGTGGGAGCAGGCGGCGCTCGGTGAGGTACCGGGGGCGCTTGTCGTGCGCAGCGGCCCCACGTTCGGGCAGGGTGGCGTGGCAGACCTGGCCGCGCGGCTGCGGCGCCGCGCCGCGCAGGGAGAGCCGACCGTGCTGGCACGCAGGTGGATCACGCCCGTTCATGCCCAGGACCTGTTCGACACGGCCCTGGACCTCCTGATCGATGGTGAAACCGGGGTGTGGCACCTCAGCAGCGGTCCGGCGGTCCTGAACATGGACTGGGCACGGCAGGTCCTGCGGGCAGCGCACGTGCCCGCAGGTGGCGTGCGCTGCGCAGGCGGCACCCCGACCAGTCAGGCCCTGGGCAGCGTGCGCGGGTGGCCCCTGCGCCCCCTCACGCCATAG
- a CDS encoding glycosyltransferase, translating into MLAPALIVLAHLRWDFVFQRPQHLMTRAARTRAVYYVEEPLFGEWDDTMQVRRDPSGVIVCTPHVRLGDTPRGSQARTAALLHTLLTSHGVSDCDLWVYTPLELPVADLLRPRLTVYDCMDELANFQGASPLLREREDELFRRADVVFTGGHRLFEHKARRHPNVHAFPSSVDAAHFRQARAAPADPADQRHLPRPRLGYVGVIDERLDLNLIDELAERRPDWQLVLLGPVVKIDPASLPQAPNIHLLGMKAYADLPAYLAHWDVALLPFALNAATEFISPTKTPEYLAAGRAVVSTPIHDVVRPYGQAGTARIAGTTAAFEAACAAALAEQGTPAAADRLARADALLATQSWDATWAGMLAHLDGPPHRPPQATSRSIPALGGSDD; encoded by the coding sequence ATGCTGGCCCCGGCCCTGATTGTTCTGGCTCACCTGCGGTGGGATTTCGTGTTTCAGCGTCCCCAGCACCTGATGACCCGCGCGGCCCGCACGCGCGCCGTGTACTACGTGGAAGAACCCCTGTTCGGGGAGTGGGACGACACCATGCAGGTCCGCCGCGACCCGTCGGGCGTGATCGTCTGCACGCCGCACGTGCGGCTGGGGGACACGCCGCGCGGCTCTCAGGCGCGCACGGCGGCCCTGCTGCACACGCTGCTGACCTCACACGGCGTATCTGACTGTGACCTGTGGGTGTACACGCCCCTGGAACTGCCTGTCGCTGATCTGCTGCGCCCGCGCCTGACCGTGTACGACTGCATGGATGAACTGGCGAACTTTCAGGGCGCGTCGCCGCTGCTGCGCGAACGCGAGGACGAACTGTTCCGCCGGGCGGACGTGGTGTTCACCGGCGGTCACCGCCTGTTCGAGCACAAGGCGCGGCGGCACCCGAACGTGCACGCGTTCCCGTCCAGCGTGGACGCCGCGCACTTCCGGCAGGCCCGCGCCGCCCCGGCGGACCCGGCCGATCAGCGGCACCTGCCGCGCCCCCGCCTGGGCTACGTGGGCGTGATCGACGAGCGACTGGACCTGAATCTGATCGACGAGCTGGCCGAGCGGCGGCCCGACTGGCAGCTGGTCCTGCTGGGGCCCGTCGTGAAGATCGACCCGGCCAGCCTTCCGCAGGCCCCGAACATTCACCTGCTGGGCATGAAAGCGTACGCGGACCTCCCGGCGTACCTGGCGCACTGGGACGTGGCGCTGCTGCCGTTCGCGCTGAATGCCGCGACGGAATTCATCAGCCCCACCAAGACCCCGGAGTACCTGGCGGCCGGCCGGGCCGTGGTGTCCACGCCCATTCATGACGTGGTGCGGCCCTACGGGCAGGCGGGCACCGCGCGGATTGCCGGGACGACGGCTGCGTTCGAGGCCGCCTGCGCCGCCGCGCTGGCCGAGCAGGGCACGCCCGCCGCGGCCGACCGGCTGGCCCGCGCCGACGCGCTGCTCGCCACGCAGTCCTGGGACGCGACCTGGGCGGGCATGCTGGCCCACCTGGACGGCCCGCCGCACCGTCCGCCGCAGGCCACCTCCCGGTCCATCCCGGCGCTGGGCGGCAGTGATGACTGA
- the glf gene encoding UDP-galactopyranose mutase yields the protein MTDPARGFDDLIVGAGFAGAVLAERLARDAGRRVLIVDRRPHIGGNAYDCYDDAGILIHPYGPHIFHTNSREVFEYLSRFTEWRPYQHRVLASVDGQLVPMPINLDTVNRLYGLNLNAAELDAYFASVAEPVTQVRTSEDVVVSKVGRDLYRKFFQGYTRKQWDLDPSELDASVTARVPVRTTRDDRYFTDTYQVMPLHGYTRMFQRMLDHPNISVMLNTDYRTIQEFVPWQHMIYTGPIDAFFEYRHGKLPYRSLHFEHRTHATTQFQAVGTVNHPNEYAFTRVSEFKHLTGQRHEHTSVVYEYPRAEGDPYYPVPRPENAERYRAYEALTRTRPDVTFVGRLATYRYYNMDQVVAQALTTYRRLHPRPAETAAEPEPV from the coding sequence ATGACTGACCCGGCACGCGGGTTCGACGACCTGATCGTCGGGGCGGGCTTCGCGGGGGCCGTGCTGGCCGAACGACTGGCGCGGGACGCGGGGCGACGCGTCCTGATCGTGGACCGGCGGCCACACATCGGAGGGAACGCCTACGACTGCTACGACGACGCGGGCATCCTGATTCACCCGTACGGCCCGCACATCTTCCATACGAACAGCCGGGAGGTCTTCGAGTACCTCTCGCGCTTCACCGAGTGGCGGCCCTACCAGCACCGCGTCCTGGCCAGCGTGGACGGGCAGCTCGTGCCGATGCCCATCAACCTGGATACCGTCAACCGCCTGTACGGCCTGAACCTCAACGCCGCCGAGCTGGACGCGTACTTCGCGTCGGTGGCGGAACCCGTGACGCAGGTGCGCACCAGCGAGGACGTGGTCGTCTCGAAAGTTGGCCGTGACCTGTACCGCAAGTTCTTCCAGGGGTACACCCGCAAGCAGTGGGATCTGGACCCCAGCGAACTGGACGCCAGCGTCACCGCCCGCGTGCCCGTCCGCACCACCCGCGACGACCGGTACTTCACGGACACGTATCAGGTGATGCCCCTGCACGGGTACACCCGCATGTTCCAGCGGATGCTGGACCACCCGAACATCAGCGTGATGCTGAACACCGACTACCGCACCATTCAGGAGTTCGTTCCGTGGCAGCACATGATCTACACCGGCCCCATCGACGCGTTCTTCGAGTACCGGCATGGGAAACTGCCGTACCGCAGCCTGCACTTCGAGCACCGCACGCACGCAACCACGCAGTTCCAGGCGGTCGGGACGGTGAACCACCCGAACGAGTACGCCTTCACCCGCGTGAGCGAATTCAAGCACCTCACGGGCCAGCGGCACGAGCACACCAGCGTCGTATACGAGTACCCGCGCGCGGAAGGTGACCCGTACTACCCGGTCCCCCGGCCCGAAAATGCCGAACGCTACCGCGCGTACGAGGCACTGACCCGCACGCGCCCGGACGTGACGTTCGTGGGCCGGCTGGCCACGTACCGGTACTACAACATGGATCAGGTGGTCGCCCAGGCGCTTACCACGTACCGCCGCCTGCACCCCCGGCCGGCCGAGACCGCGGCAGAGCCGGAACCGGTATGA
- a CDS encoding DUF2171 domain-containing protein: MTGHDAAPGSWAIHPGMTVITAEGEVLGSVSGQYGRYVQCRIPGDDRQHFIPLDAVAQVGDAVHLHLTHQEVLGLL, encoded by the coding sequence ATGACGGGCCACGACGCGGCCCCCGGATCCTGGGCGATCCATCCGGGCATGACCGTCATCACGGCTGAAGGGGAGGTGCTGGGTTCTGTCTCCGGCCAGTACGGCCGGTACGTGCAGTGCCGCATCCCCGGTGATGACCGCCAGCACTTCATTCCTCTGGACGCCGTGGCGCAGGTGGGTGACGCGGTCCACCTGCACCTGACCCATCAGGAAGTGCTAGGCCTCCTGTGA
- a CDS encoding LacI family DNA-binding transcriptional regulator, which yields MSPRPTIDDIARAAGVSTGTVSRVINGKDTVAARTRAHVQDIMAQLGYTPDPAARHLSWRRGQTLGLSLDRDDPVLHPYHVLFRRALEAQTAALGVRLEDLRADLRRMTRLPSAVLVMHATENDSRLAYLAERDVPAVLIGHQVGAFWVAPDDVGGARLATEQLTQAGHRRLAYLGKGDSQVAQDREYGCVDAARAAGATVQAIPCDFTVLGGYRAVRRAWEDGQRFTGLFAQSDESATGAIAALEDLGVRVPQDVSVVGFDGLPELPVPVQLTTVSQDIPRIAKTALTLMQEAVAGAAPRGAYIPVHLKPGATVAPPGGTP from the coding sequence ATGTCCCCACGCCCGACCATCGACGACATTGCCCGCGCCGCGGGCGTCAGCACCGGCACCGTCAGCCGCGTCATCAACGGCAAGGACACCGTCGCTGCCCGCACCCGCGCGCACGTGCAGGACATCATGGCGCAGCTGGGCTACACCCCCGACCCCGCCGCCCGGCACCTCAGCTGGCGGCGCGGGCAGACCCTGGGCCTCTCCCTGGACCGCGACGACCCCGTCCTGCACCCCTACCACGTGCTGTTCCGCCGCGCGCTGGAAGCCCAGACCGCCGCGCTCGGCGTGCGCCTGGAGGACCTGCGCGCCGACCTGCGGCGCATGACCCGCCTGCCCAGCGCCGTGCTGGTCATGCACGCCACTGAGAACGACTCCCGCCTCGCGTACCTCGCCGAGCGGGACGTGCCCGCCGTGCTCATCGGCCATCAGGTGGGCGCGTTCTGGGTCGCGCCGGACGACGTGGGCGGCGCCCGACTCGCCACCGAGCAGCTCACGCAGGCCGGTCACCGCCGCCTCGCGTACTTGGGCAAGGGCGACAGCCAGGTCGCCCAGGACCGCGAGTACGGCTGTGTGGACGCGGCCCGCGCCGCGGGCGCCACCGTGCAGGCCATCCCCTGCGACTTCACCGTCCTTGGCGGCTACCGCGCCGTGCGCCGCGCCTGGGAGGACGGGCAGCGCTTCACCGGGCTGTTCGCGCAGAGCGACGAGAGCGCCACCGGCGCCATCGCCGCTCTGGAGGACCTCGGCGTGCGCGTCCCGCAGGACGTCAGCGTCGTCGGCTTCGACGGCCTGCCCGAACTGCCCGTCCCCGTTCAGCTCACCACCGTCTCGCAGGACATTCCCCGCATTGCGAAGACCGCCCTGACCCTCATGCAGGAAGCCGTGGCCGGGGCCGCCCCCCGCGGCGCCTACATTCCCGTGCACCTGAAACCCGGCGCGACCGTCGCGCCCCCAGGAGGAACACCATGA
- a CDS encoding FRG domain-containing protein, whose amino-acid sequence MTRPLRPTSWPALLAALQDNDWNPQLRRFRSPYVFRGQGSLAPLTTSLQRLTDRPRDLERHLARAFRKYALATAPQQPHLWAWLALGQHHGLPTRLLDWTYSPLVALHFATSQEHHDQEHHDQEDGVVWMLDSGRCAARLPPTLSTLLRQEGSVVFTTDLLASLSNGPGRAPAFDAEMGWLERLEAEQGEPFLLLLEPPSIDQRIVQQSALFALLSSPDVTPGVWLQDRPDLARQIIVPQELKLEIRDRLDQFNVTERTLFPDLHGLSRWLRRYYRPPTGEEPEP is encoded by the coding sequence GTGACGCGACCCCTGCGGCCGACCAGCTGGCCCGCGCTGCTGGCGGCCCTTCAGGACAACGACTGGAATCCGCAGCTTCGCCGCTTCCGCTCGCCGTACGTCTTCCGGGGTCAGGGAAGCCTGGCGCCGCTGACCACATCCCTGCAGCGCCTCACGGACCGGCCGCGGGACCTGGAACGGCATCTGGCGCGCGCCTTCCGCAAGTACGCCCTGGCGACCGCCCCGCAGCAGCCGCACCTGTGGGCGTGGCTGGCGCTGGGGCAGCATCACGGTCTGCCCACCCGCCTGCTCGACTGGACATACTCGCCGCTGGTGGCGCTGCATTTTGCGACCAGTCAGGAGCACCACGATCAGGAGCACCACGATCAGGAGGACGGCGTCGTGTGGATGCTCGACTCGGGCCGCTGCGCCGCGCGGCTCCCGCCCACCCTGTCCACCCTGCTGCGCCAGGAGGGCAGCGTGGTCTTCACCACCGACCTCCTCGCGTCCCTCAGTAACGGGCCCGGCCGCGCGCCCGCATTTGACGCGGAGATGGGCTGGCTGGAACGCCTGGAGGCCGAGCAGGGCGAACCGTTCCTGCTGCTGCTGGAACCGCCCTCGATTGATCAGCGGATCGTGCAGCAGTCCGCGCTGTTCGCCCTGCTGTCCAGCCCGGACGTGACCCCGGGCGTGTGGTTGCAGGACCGGCCGGATCTGGCGCGCCAGATCATCGTGCCGCAGGAACTGAAACTGGAAATCAGGGACCGCCTGGACCAGTTCAACGTGACCGAGCGGACCCTCTTCCCGGACCTGCACGGCCTGAGCCGCTGGCTGCGGCGCTACTACCGCCCCCCCACGGGCGAGGAACCTGAACCTTAA
- a CDS encoding SDR family oxidoreductase has product MSEQPTQPATASTADLPTTLPAETQANQPGQEQQMHPAPIVIREGYEGSHKLRGRVALITGGDSGIGRSVAVHFAREGADVVIVYLNEHQDARETEGMVTAEGRRALLLAGDIGDPAFCQEVIRRTMDTFGQLDVLVNNAAEQHPQEHLGDITPEQLERTFRTNIFAMFYLTQAALPHLKPGSAVINTTSVTAYRGSPQLLDYSSTKGAIVAFTRSLSQNLAGQGVRVNAVAPGPTWTPLIPSTFDAQRVSEHGQNTPLQRPGQPSEVAPAYVYLASEDSSYVTGQVLHPNGGDIING; this is encoded by the coding sequence ATGTCTGAACAGCCCACACAGCCTGCCACTGCGTCCACGGCCGATCTACCCACCACGCTGCCCGCCGAGACCCAGGCAAACCAACCTGGTCAGGAACAGCAGATGCACCCCGCTCCCATCGTGATCCGTGAGGGGTACGAGGGCAGTCACAAACTACGTGGTCGGGTCGCCTTGATTACGGGCGGGGACAGTGGCATCGGCCGCTCGGTGGCCGTGCACTTTGCGCGTGAGGGGGCGGATGTCGTCATCGTGTACCTCAATGAGCATCAGGACGCCCGGGAGACCGAGGGGATGGTCACGGCTGAGGGCCGGCGCGCGCTGCTGCTGGCCGGTGACATCGGCGATCCGGCCTTCTGTCAGGAGGTCATCCGGCGCACCATGGACACGTTCGGGCAACTGGATGTTCTCGTGAACAACGCCGCGGAGCAGCACCCGCAGGAGCATCTGGGGGACATCACCCCGGAGCAGCTGGAGCGGACGTTCCGCACGAACATCTTCGCCATGTTCTACCTGACGCAGGCGGCCCTCCCGCACTTGAAGCCGGGCAGCGCCGTCATCAACACGACCAGCGTGACCGCGTACCGGGGCAGCCCGCAGCTGCTGGATTACAGCAGCACCAAGGGCGCCATCGTGGCCTTCACGCGCAGCCTCAGCCAGAACCTCGCCGGGCAGGGCGTCCGCGTGAATGCCGTGGCGCCCGGCCCCACCTGGACCCCCCTGATTCCCAGCACCTTTGACGCGCAGCGGGTCAGTGAGCACGGCCAGAACACGCCCCTCCAGCGCCCAGGGCAACCGTCGGAGGTCGCGCCCGCCTACGTCTACCTCGCCTCTGAGGACAGCAGTTACGTGACGGGTCAGGTCCTACACCCCAACGGCGGCGACATCATCAACGGCTAA
- a CDS encoding zinc-dependent alcohol dehydrogenase, with amino-acid sequence MKAIVWQGTNRVGVETVPDPTILLPTDAIVKITSTAICGSDLHLLDGVIPSMERGDILGHEFMGEVVEVGRDVRKLKVGDRVVVPFNISCGMCDPCRRGLFSACDNSNPNHRMAEALYGGVSGSGLFGYSHMYGGYAGGQAQYVRVPFADVGPHRIESDLRDEQVLFLTDIFPTGYQAAEQCGIVPGRDVVAVFGAGPVGQFAARSAQMLGAAHVIVIDRVPERLAMAESAGCQVINYEQEDVLIALREATGGRGPDHVIDAVGMEAHGHGPGALVDTAKQRLKLSFDRITALRWALLSCAKGGTVSLPGVYGGLIDKVPMGAAFAKGLTFRMGQTHTHRHIAPLLSRIEAGEIDPSFVITHRATLDEAPDLYKTFRDKKDGCIKVVLNPWA; translated from the coding sequence ATGAAGGCCATCGTCTGGCAGGGCACCAACCGCGTGGGCGTGGAGACCGTCCCTGACCCCACGATCCTCCTGCCCACCGACGCGATCGTGAAGATCACCTCCACCGCGATCTGCGGCTCGGACCTGCACCTGCTGGACGGCGTGATTCCCAGCATGGAACGGGGCGACATCCTGGGCCATGAGTTCATGGGTGAGGTCGTCGAGGTCGGGCGTGACGTCCGGAAGCTGAAGGTGGGCGACCGGGTGGTCGTGCCGTTCAACATCTCCTGCGGCATGTGCGATCCCTGCCGGCGCGGCCTGTTCAGCGCGTGCGATAACTCCAACCCCAACCACCGCATGGCGGAGGCCCTGTACGGCGGCGTGAGCGGCAGCGGCCTGTTCGGGTACTCGCACATGTACGGCGGGTACGCGGGCGGACAGGCGCAGTACGTGCGCGTGCCCTTCGCCGACGTGGGCCCGCACAGGATTGAATCGGACCTGCGCGACGAGCAGGTGCTGTTCCTGACGGACATCTTCCCCACGGGGTACCAGGCCGCTGAACAGTGTGGCATTGTGCCCGGCCGGGACGTGGTGGCCGTGTTCGGAGCGGGGCCCGTGGGGCAGTTCGCGGCCCGCAGTGCACAGATGCTGGGCGCCGCTCACGTCATCGTGATCGACCGGGTCCCCGAGCGACTGGCAATGGCGGAATCGGCCGGGTGTCAGGTCATCAACTACGAGCAGGAGGACGTGCTCATCGCGCTGCGCGAGGCGACGGGCGGGCGCGGCCCGGATCACGTGATTGATGCCGTGGGCATGGAAGCGCACGGGCACGGTCCTGGCGCGCTCGTGGATACTGCCAAGCAGCGCCTGAAACTCAGCTTCGACCGGATCACGGCGCTGCGCTGGGCGCTCCTCAGCTGCGCCAAGGGCGGCACGGTCAGTCTGCCCGGCGTGTACGGCGGCCTGATCGACAAGGTACCCATGGGCGCCGCGTTCGCCAAGGGCCTGACCTTCCGCATGGGCCAGACGCATACGCACCGGCACATCGCGCCGCTGCTGTCGCGCATTGAGGCGGGCGAGATTGACCCCAGCTTCGTGATCACGCACCGCGCCACGCTAGATGAAGCGCCGGACCTGTACAAGACCTTCCGGGACAAGAAAGACGGCTGCATCAAGGTCGTCCTCAACCCCTGGGCCTGA
- a CDS encoding acyl-CoA dehydrogenase family protein — protein MFDEFSVHDLLTPEERLVRETVRTFCTTELLPDIAGWWDSGQPPIRDLMKTFGQMGLLGPTTPETYGGAGLSYSGYGALMYELERVDSGLRSAASVQGSLVMHPIHEFGSEEQRQRWLPGLAAGTLIGCFGLTEADGGSDPGAMRTRARRHGDEYVLNGSKMWITNSPEADVAVVWAKDDEDVIRGFLVPRDAPGFHTPKIERKQSLRASVTGEIVLEDCRIPATNVLPGSRGLKSPLSCLTSARFGIAWGAMGALEAVLSSTLDYTLNRETFGQPIAARQLVQDKLVCMATSHSLGLLMAWRLGTLKDGGQMNYAHVSYAKRNNVRVALEGARLARELHGGNGITTEYPVIRHMLNLETVDTYEGTHDIHTLIVGRHLTGLSALG, from the coding sequence ATGTTCGATGAATTCTCGGTGCATGACCTCCTGACGCCAGAGGAACGGCTCGTGCGGGAGACCGTGCGGACCTTCTGCACCACGGAGCTGCTCCCGGACATCGCCGGCTGGTGGGACTCCGGGCAGCCCCCCATCCGCGACCTGATGAAAACGTTCGGGCAGATGGGGCTCCTGGGACCCACCACGCCCGAAACGTACGGCGGGGCGGGCCTCAGTTACAGCGGGTACGGCGCGCTCATGTATGAGCTGGAACGGGTGGACAGCGGCCTGCGCAGCGCGGCCAGCGTGCAGGGCAGCCTCGTGATGCACCCCATTCACGAGTTCGGCAGCGAGGAGCAGCGTCAGCGCTGGCTGCCCGGACTGGCTGCCGGGACCCTTATCGGCTGTTTCGGCCTGACAGAAGCGGATGGCGGCAGCGATCCCGGCGCGATGCGCACCCGCGCCCGCCGACACGGTGACGAGTACGTCCTGAACGGCAGCAAGATGTGGATCACCAACAGCCCCGAGGCGGACGTGGCGGTCGTGTGGGCCAAGGACGACGAGGACGTCATCCGGGGGTTCCTCGTTCCGCGTGACGCTCCGGGCTTCCACACGCCCAAGATTGAACGCAAGCAGAGCCTGCGGGCCAGTGTCACCGGCGAGATCGTACTTGAAGACTGCCGCATTCCCGCGACCAATGTCCTGCCGGGCAGCCGGGGCCTGAAAAGTCCCCTGTCCTGCCTGACCTCCGCCCGCTTCGGGATTGCCTGGGGGGCCATGGGCGCCCTCGAAGCCGTGCTGAGCAGCACCCTGGACTACACCCTGAACCGGGAGACATTCGGGCAGCCCATCGCCGCGCGGCAGCTCGTGCAGGACAAACTGGTCTGCATGGCCACCAGCCACAGCCTGGGCCTGCTGATGGCCTGGCGTCTGGGCACCCTGAAGGACGGCGGTCAGATGAACTACGCGCACGTCAGCTACGCGAAACGCAACAACGTCCGCGTGGCCCTGGAAGGCGCCCGCCTCGCGCGGGAACTGCACGGCGGGAACGGCATCACCACGGAGTACCCCGTCATCCGGCACATGCTGAACCTGGAAACCGTTGACACGTATGAAGGCACCCACGACATTCATACGCTCATCGTGGGCCGTCACCTGACGGGCCTCAGCGCCCTCGGCTGA